One window from the genome of Micromonospora aurantiaca ATCC 27029 encodes:
- a CDS encoding lantibiotic dehydratase: protein MSRFAAPALAEAADRHLRGDGDAAEFAAAFDAAAADLGQAVYDIACDDAFRTALTWQNPAVLLAVDAIRRDGPHAPRNLRRRHREEVVAKYWQRYCLKNDTVGFFGPICWTELGGSGPVATVRPGAALTRNRKVFLERWGLDALAEAFARVPGVRDWLPVRLAPRLSLRDRVLRHPHHPPQTLPAATAALLTLARRGPRVADLVAALLADPASGFRRAADVHAQLDDLAGRGVLRIGFDLPVDLTAEDALREQLAAIGDDTVRERVLGDLATVSDLRDAVAAADGPDALAAAMSALDRRFVELTGRAARQQPGEVYAGRTLCHLETVRDLDVRFGDALLERLAPLEPLLLSARWLTAAIGQAYADALAALYRDLAAESATDDVPVADLWFLAQAVVFGADPPAAAVTAGFLDRWATVLGLADADSDARELRFDAAALTERVAAAFPADAPGWAAARIHSPDVHVCAPDEAALLRGDFTVVLGELHVALAAFDTHFFAYGHPDPQRLRDGMRADLPGGRVRLLPPVNWPRHTARIAEWLHGPADAQLGFVSAPGADPDRLVPITALTVRPDDDGTLSAHADDGRRWPLLEVFAPLFDYQVFDTWKLAGNAGRTPRVTVDDLVLVRETWRTTVGETGLHTVKGERERYLAVRRWRLALGLPERIFVRVDTELKPSYVDLTSGVYTRLLCTLLRGAHTKGGDGVGLTVTELLPGPDDAWLTDGAGRAYASELRLQIVDPAQVR from the coding sequence ATGAGCCGGTTCGCCGCTCCGGCGCTCGCGGAGGCGGCCGACCGGCACCTGCGCGGGGACGGCGACGCCGCGGAGTTCGCTGCGGCGTTCGACGCCGCCGCGGCCGACCTCGGGCAGGCGGTCTACGACATCGCCTGCGACGACGCCTTCCGTACGGCGCTGACCTGGCAGAACCCTGCGGTCCTGCTCGCCGTCGACGCGATCCGGCGCGACGGCCCGCACGCCCCGCGCAATCTGCGCCGGCGGCACCGGGAGGAGGTCGTCGCGAAGTACTGGCAGCGGTACTGCCTGAAGAACGACACGGTGGGCTTCTTCGGCCCGATCTGCTGGACCGAGCTGGGCGGCAGCGGTCCGGTCGCGACGGTGCGTCCCGGCGCGGCGCTGACGCGTAACCGGAAGGTGTTCCTGGAGCGGTGGGGCCTGGACGCGCTCGCGGAGGCCTTCGCCCGGGTGCCCGGCGTGCGGGACTGGCTGCCGGTGCGGCTCGCCCCGCGCCTGAGCCTGCGCGACCGCGTGCTGCGGCATCCGCACCATCCACCGCAGACACTTCCGGCGGCGACGGCCGCGCTGCTCACGCTGGCGCGGCGCGGACCGCGCGTGGCCGACCTGGTCGCCGCGCTGCTCGCGGACCCGGCGAGCGGCTTCCGCCGGGCCGCTGACGTGCACGCGCAGCTCGACGACCTGGCCGGGCGCGGCGTGCTGCGGATCGGCTTCGACCTGCCGGTCGACCTCACCGCCGAGGACGCGTTGCGCGAGCAGCTCGCCGCGATCGGCGACGACACGGTCCGCGAGCGGGTGCTCGGCGACCTCGCGACGGTGAGCGACCTGCGCGACGCGGTGGCCGCCGCCGACGGCCCGGACGCGCTGGCCGCGGCGATGTCCGCGTTGGACCGGCGGTTCGTGGAACTGACCGGCCGGGCCGCGCGGCAGCAGCCCGGCGAGGTGTACGCCGGGCGCACGCTGTGCCACCTGGAGACGGTCCGCGACCTGGACGTCCGCTTCGGTGACGCGCTACTGGAACGGCTCGCGCCGCTGGAACCGCTGCTGCTGTCGGCGCGGTGGCTGACCGCGGCGATCGGGCAGGCGTACGCCGACGCGCTGGCCGCCCTGTACCGCGACCTCGCGGCGGAGTCGGCCACCGACGACGTGCCGGTGGCCGACCTGTGGTTCCTGGCGCAGGCGGTGGTGTTCGGGGCGGATCCGCCCGCCGCCGCCGTCACCGCCGGGTTCCTGGACCGGTGGGCGACGGTGCTCGGCCTGGCCGACGCCGACTCCGACGCCCGGGAGCTGCGGTTCGACGCCGCCGCGCTGACCGAGCGGGTCGCCGCCGCGTTCCCCGCCGACGCGCCCGGCTGGGCCGCCGCCCGCATCCACAGCCCGGACGTGCACGTGTGCGCCCCGGACGAGGCGGCGCTGCTGCGCGGGGACTTCACAGTCGTGCTCGGCGAGCTGCACGTGGCCCTGGCCGCGTTCGACACGCACTTCTTCGCGTACGGGCACCCGGACCCGCAGCGGCTGCGCGACGGGATGCGCGCCGACCTGCCCGGCGGCCGGGTCCGGCTGCTGCCGCCGGTGAACTGGCCCCGGCACACCGCCCGGATCGCGGAGTGGCTGCACGGGCCCGCCGACGCCCAGCTCGGGTTCGTCAGCGCTCCCGGCGCCGACCCGGACCGCCTCGTGCCGATCACCGCGCTGACCGTGCGGCCGGACGACGACGGCACCCTTTCCGCGCACGCCGACGACGGGCGGCGGTGGCCGCTGCTGGAGGTGTTCGCGCCGCTGTTCGACTACCAGGTGTTCGACACGTGGAAGCTGGCCGGCAACGCCGGGCGCACGCCGCGCGTCACAGTCGACGACCTGGTGCTGGTCCGCGAGACGTGGCGCACCACTGTGGGCGAGACCGGCCTGCACACGGTCAAGGGCGAGCGGGAACGCTACCTCGCGGTACGGCGCTGGCGGCTCGCGCTCGGCCTGCCCGAGCGGATCTTCGTGCGGGTCGACACCGAACTCAAACCCAGCTACGTGGACCTGACCAGCGGCGTCTACACCCGGCTGCTGTGCACGCTGCTGCGCGGCGCGCACACCAAGGGCGGCGACGGGGTCGGGCTCACCGTCACCGAGCTGCTGCCCGGCCCGGACGACGCCTGGCTGACCGACGGGGCCGGCCGGGCCTACGCCTCGGAACTGCGGCTACAGATCGTCGACCCGGCGCAGGTGCGGTAG
- a CDS encoding non-ribosomal peptide synthetase/MFS transporter yields the protein MTESRHDVTPVDDVYTVPASYAQERVWFTAQLSPGQPLFTMTDAVTLPAGAGPEQALAALRTVTDRHEAMRTTLRLHDGRLYQDIHPTVPVELPVTDLSALPGPERDAARARIVAEYARLDLPMDAAPLWRARLLRLDPDTWWLLFAGHHVILDGTSLLHLRAELTELCAAAVAGRAPDLPELPIQYADYAAWERDRLDGPRWDELRDHWREALTGLPAVHALTTDRPRPATLTFDGADVRRTLPGPVTAALPELSQQAAATPFMVQLAAYVALLHRLSGSDDVVVGMPVAGRDRAELEPLLGMFMNMLVLRVDVSGDPPFLTLVRRVRRVVLDAWDHQDMPFQKLVEELAVRRDPGVPPLYQLTFHHLPTGRGEAFGGAMDDLSLEIAGDELRLEYRTALFERAAMEAFADRYLLLFAAAVAAPRTRVSALPVMPDAEHAAVVTGWNATAAPVRRTTLAELFDAQARRTPDAVALVDGDNRMTYAQLSDAAEQVASRLVAHGVGPESVVAIHEPRSRRLIAGLLGIHRAGAAYLPLDPDHPPQRLAFMLADAGAGVLLADELPDGLTVPGTVLPLTAPDRPRTAGGTAAGPGNAAYVIYTSGSAGRPKGVVNEHAAIVNRLDWMQDAFGLGPDDAVLHKTPIGFDVSVWEVFWPLLVGARLVLAAPGGHRDPAYLRELIERERITTVHFVPSMLDAFLSAAGPADPARCGSLRRIVCSGEELPADLARRAVTAIPSAALHNLYGPTEAAIDVTAWAATPDALTGVTRVPIGGPIRNVRTYVLDEAMRPVPAGVAGQLHLGGVQVARGYLNRPGLTAASFVPDPFGEPGGRLYATGDLARWRTDGTLEFLGRIDDQVKLRGLRIELGEIAAVLREQPGVGSAAVVVRGATPAEQRLVAYLTGEAPDPAELRAALKRRLPEYMVPSAFVTLDALPLSANGKLDTAALPAPSSGVAPAQRRPPVTPVEQTVAATWRDVLGVPEVGLDDDFFELGGHSLLAIRMLALLREAYGQVDVGVMDVFAHPTVQGLAALIDAPTDQERQRPLLYELTRPVPADQRVRSYVCVPYGGGLASIYQPLADALPAGHTLFSVAIPGHDVGVRDTELPFDELVERCVTEIQERVDGPLVLYGHCVGGALLTGIARRLHERGRPIEAIYAGGVFPTARPDNMLGRLVDWADSRGADRRYETFLRSIGAELADLDQAQVDRFVHHVRREAAEAQERFTEWLDGEPVRVPAPVISVVGTHDVLTEYYEERYREWSFLGESTALVVLDEAGHYFVKQRAEALAEVLTRTHPRLAEPSAAPRQGDGWALAATSTDPVTAETGVQPGVRRFLAITASQLISSTGSALTQWAVPVWVYLETGSMLWFGLSGVIAYLPALLALPVAGAVADRFDRRRVLLAACATAVTAEALLALLLWTDRLGLAAVYTLVCVLGAASVFQRITYLAAIPQVVPKRYLGHANGIAQLAVGLSSLAVPLLAAGLLAAIGLAGVLVIDIVSYVVAIGVLAAVRFPDLLGRRRKEPFLAELIGGARMTWAEPGFRAMLGFFSLYNLCLASLLLVPPMVLAFGTMGQVGTVAFAEALGAVLGGLAIAVWGGPTRRRMPALIAIAFGVAVSLVLSGVRPSLLLVALGSFGVGLGLGLHNGIYLSIIQVKVPQRFHSRVLAIIQTLTWATLPLGFAVLVPLSGSLLEPMFAPGGALAGSVGALIGTGPGRGLGFAFVVSGLALAVVALGAYGIRRLRLFDTETPDAPADATEWLPHLRRVDDL from the coding sequence ATGACCGAGTCACGCCACGACGTCACGCCTGTGGACGACGTCTACACCGTTCCCGCCTCGTACGCCCAGGAGCGGGTCTGGTTCACCGCCCAGCTCAGCCCCGGGCAACCGCTGTTCACGATGACCGACGCGGTCACCCTGCCGGCGGGTGCCGGGCCGGAGCAGGCGCTCGCGGCGCTGCGGACGGTCACCGACCGGCACGAGGCCATGCGCACCACGCTGCGCCTGCACGACGGACGGCTCTACCAGGACATCCACCCCACGGTCCCGGTGGAGTTGCCGGTCACCGACCTGTCCGCGCTGCCCGGGCCGGAGCGGGACGCCGCCCGCGCCCGGATCGTCGCCGAGTACGCCCGCCTCGACCTGCCGATGGACGCGGCCCCGCTGTGGCGGGCCCGGCTGCTGCGGCTCGACCCGGACACCTGGTGGCTGCTGTTCGCCGGGCACCACGTCATCCTCGACGGCACGTCCCTGCTGCACCTGCGCGCCGAGCTGACCGAGCTGTGCGCCGCCGCCGTCGCGGGCCGCGCGCCGGACCTGCCCGAACTGCCGATCCAGTACGCCGACTACGCGGCCTGGGAACGCGACCGCCTCGACGGGCCCCGGTGGGACGAGCTGCGCGACCACTGGCGGGAGGCGCTGACCGGCCTGCCCGCCGTGCACGCGCTGACCACCGACCGGCCGCGCCCGGCGACGCTCACGTTCGACGGCGCCGACGTCCGCCGGACGCTGCCCGGGCCCGTGACGGCGGCGCTGCCGGAGCTGTCCCAGCAGGCCGCCGCGACCCCGTTCATGGTGCAGCTGGCCGCCTACGTGGCGCTGCTGCACCGGCTGTCCGGAAGCGACGACGTGGTGGTCGGCATGCCGGTGGCCGGCCGGGACCGGGCCGAGCTGGAACCGCTGCTCGGCATGTTCATGAACATGCTGGTGCTGCGCGTCGACGTGTCGGGCGATCCACCGTTCCTGACGCTCGTGCGCCGGGTCCGCCGGGTCGTGCTCGACGCCTGGGACCACCAGGACATGCCGTTCCAGAAGCTCGTCGAGGAGCTGGCGGTACGACGCGACCCGGGCGTACCGCCGCTCTACCAGCTCACGTTCCACCACCTGCCTACCGGCCGGGGTGAGGCGTTCGGCGGCGCCATGGACGACCTGTCGCTGGAGATCGCCGGGGACGAGCTGCGGCTGGAGTACCGCACCGCGCTGTTCGAGCGCGCCGCGATGGAGGCGTTCGCGGACCGCTACCTGCTGCTGTTCGCCGCGGCCGTGGCCGCGCCCCGGACCCGGGTCAGCGCGCTGCCGGTCATGCCGGACGCCGAGCACGCCGCGGTCGTGACCGGCTGGAACGCCACCGCCGCCCCGGTGCGCCGGACCACGCTGGCGGAGCTGTTCGACGCCCAGGCCCGCCGCACGCCGGACGCGGTCGCGCTGGTCGACGGCGACAACCGGATGACGTACGCGCAACTGTCCGACGCCGCCGAGCAGGTGGCGTCGCGGCTGGTCGCGCACGGCGTGGGACCGGAGTCGGTGGTCGCGATCCACGAGCCCCGCTCCCGCCGCCTGATCGCCGGGCTGCTCGGCATCCACCGGGCCGGTGCGGCGTACCTGCCGCTGGACCCGGACCACCCGCCGCAGCGGCTGGCCTTCATGCTCGCCGACGCCGGCGCCGGGGTGCTGCTGGCCGACGAGCTGCCCGACGGGCTGACCGTCCCGGGCACAGTGCTGCCGCTGACCGCGCCGGACCGGCCGCGCACCGCCGGGGGCACTGCCGCCGGACCGGGGAACGCGGCGTACGTGATCTACACGTCGGGCTCCGCCGGGCGGCCGAAGGGCGTGGTCAACGAGCACGCCGCGATCGTCAACCGGCTCGACTGGATGCAGGACGCCTTCGGGCTCGGACCGGACGACGCGGTACTGCACAAGACGCCGATCGGGTTCGACGTGTCGGTGTGGGAGGTGTTCTGGCCGCTGCTCGTGGGCGCGCGGCTGGTGCTGGCCGCGCCGGGCGGGCACCGCGACCCGGCGTACCTGCGGGAGCTGATCGAACGGGAGCGGATCACCACGGTCCACTTCGTGCCGTCGATGCTCGACGCGTTCCTGTCCGCCGCCGGCCCGGCCGACCCGGCCCGCTGCGGGTCGCTGCGGCGGATCGTGTGCAGCGGCGAGGAACTGCCCGCCGACCTGGCCCGCCGCGCCGTGACCGCGATCCCGTCCGCGGCGCTGCACAACCTGTACGGACCCACCGAGGCGGCGATCGACGTCACCGCCTGGGCGGCCACGCCCGACGCGCTGACCGGCGTGACCCGGGTGCCGATCGGCGGGCCGATCCGCAACGTCCGCACCTACGTGCTCGACGAGGCGATGCGCCCGGTCCCGGCCGGCGTGGCCGGGCAGCTGCACCTCGGCGGCGTGCAGGTGGCCCGCGGCTACCTGAACCGCCCCGGACTCACCGCCGCCTCGTTCGTCCCCGACCCGTTCGGCGAGCCCGGCGGCCGGCTGTACGCCACCGGCGACCTGGCCCGCTGGCGTACCGACGGGACGCTGGAGTTCCTCGGCCGCATCGACGACCAGGTGAAACTGCGGGGCCTGCGGATCGAGCTGGGGGAGATCGCCGCGGTGCTGCGCGAACAGCCGGGCGTCGGCTCCGCGGCCGTCGTCGTGCGCGGCGCCACGCCCGCCGAGCAGCGTCTCGTGGCGTACCTGACGGGCGAGGCCCCGGACCCGGCGGAGCTGCGGGCGGCGCTGAAGCGGCGGCTGCCCGAGTACATGGTGCCGTCGGCGTTCGTCACGCTCGACGCGCTGCCGCTGTCCGCGAACGGCAAACTCGACACCGCCGCGCTGCCCGCACCCTCGTCCGGCGTCGCCCCCGCGCAGCGCCGTCCCCCGGTGACCCCGGTCGAGCAGACCGTCGCCGCCACCTGGCGCGACGTCCTCGGCGTGCCCGAGGTCGGCCTGGACGACGACTTCTTCGAGCTGGGCGGTCACTCGCTGCTGGCGATCCGGATGCTGGCGCTGCTGCGCGAGGCGTACGGGCAGGTCGACGTCGGCGTGATGGACGTGTTCGCGCACCCGACGGTGCAGGGGCTGGCCGCGCTGATCGACGCCCCGACGGACCAGGAGCGGCAGCGTCCGCTGCTGTACGAGCTGACCCGGCCGGTCCCGGCGGACCAGCGTGTGCGCTCGTACGTGTGCGTGCCGTACGGCGGCGGGCTCGCCAGCATCTACCAGCCGCTCGCGGACGCGCTGCCGGCCGGGCACACGTTGTTCTCCGTGGCGATCCCCGGCCACGACGTCGGCGTCCGCGACACCGAGCTGCCCTTCGACGAGCTGGTCGAGCGGTGCGTGACCGAGATCCAGGAGCGGGTGGACGGCCCGCTGGTCCTGTACGGCCACTGCGTCGGCGGCGCGCTGCTGACCGGCATCGCCCGGCGGCTGCACGAGCGGGGACGCCCGATCGAGGCGATCTACGCCGGTGGCGTGTTCCCGACCGCCCGGCCGGACAACATGCTCGGCCGGCTCGTCGACTGGGCCGACTCCCGGGGCGCGGACCGGCGGTACGAGACGTTCCTGCGCTCGATCGGCGCGGAACTGGCCGACCTGGACCAGGCGCAGGTCGACCGGTTCGTCCACCACGTACGCCGGGAGGCCGCCGAGGCGCAGGAGCGGTTCACCGAGTGGCTGGACGGCGAGCCGGTCCGGGTGCCCGCACCGGTGATCTCCGTCGTCGGCACCCACGACGTGCTCACCGAGTACTACGAGGAGCGGTACCGCGAGTGGAGCTTCCTCGGCGAGTCCACAGCGCTCGTGGTGCTGGACGAGGCCGGGCACTACTTCGTCAAGCAGCGGGCCGAGGCGCTCGCCGAGGTGCTCACCCGTACCCATCCCCGGCTCGCCGAGCCGTCCGCCGCGCCGCGACAGGGTGACGGCTGGGCACTGGCGGCCACCAGCACCGATCCGGTCACCGCCGAGACCGGCGTGCAACCGGGCGTACGCCGGTTCCTGGCGATCACCGCCAGCCAGCTCATCTCGTCGACCGGCTCGGCGCTGACCCAGTGGGCGGTGCCGGTCTGGGTCTACCTGGAGACCGGGTCGATGCTGTGGTTCGGCCTGTCCGGGGTGATCGCCTACCTGCCGGCGCTGCTGGCGCTGCCGGTCGCCGGCGCGGTCGCGGACCGGTTCGACAGGCGCCGCGTGCTGCTGGCCGCGTGCGCGACGGCGGTGACAGCGGAGGCGCTGCTGGCGCTGCTGCTCTGGACCGACCGGCTGGGACTGGCGGCCGTCTACACGCTCGTGTGCGTGCTCGGCGCGGCGTCGGTGTTCCAACGCATCACCTACCTGGCCGCGATCCCGCAGGTGGTGCCGAAGCGCTACCTGGGGCACGCCAACGGCATCGCGCAGCTCGCGGTCGGGCTCAGCTCGCTCGCGGTGCCGCTGCTGGCGGCGGGCCTGCTCGCCGCGATCGGCCTGGCCGGCGTCCTGGTCATCGACATCGTCAGCTACGTGGTGGCGATCGGTGTGCTGGCCGCGGTGCGGTTCCCCGACCTGCTCGGCCGGCGCCGCAAGGAGCCGTTCCTGGCCGAGCTGATCGGCGGGGCGCGGATGACGTGGGCCGAGCCGGGCTTCCGGGCCATGCTGGGCTTCTTCTCGCTCTACAACCTGTGCCTGGCGAGCCTGCTGCTGGTACCGCCGATGGTGCTCGCGTTCGGCACGATGGGCCAGGTCGGCACCGTGGCGTTCGCCGAGGCGCTCGGCGCCGTCCTCGGTGGACTCGCCATCGCGGTGTGGGGCGGCCCGACCCGGCGCCGGATGCCCGCGCTGATCGCCATCGCGTTCGGCGTGGCGGTCAGCCTGGTGCTCAGCGGCGTCCGCCCGAGCCTGCTGCTGGTGGCGCTCGGCAGCTTCGGCGTGGGGCTGGGCCTGGGCCTGCACAACGGCATCTACCTGTCGATCATCCAGGTGAAGGTGCCGCAGCGGTTCCACAGCCGGGTGCTGGCGATCATCCAGACGCTGACCTGGGCGACGCTGCCGCTGGGCTTCGCCGTGCTGGTGCCGCTGAGCGGGTCGCTGCTGGAACCGATGTTCGCCCCCGGCGGCGCGCTGGCCGGCAGCGTCGGCGCGCTGATCGGAACCGGCCCCGGCCGTGGACTCGGGTTCGCGTTCGTGGTGTCCGGGCTGGCCCTGGCCGTGGTGGCGCTCGGCGCCTACGGCATACGCCGGCTGCGCCTGTTCGACACCGAGACCCCCGACGCGCCGGCGGACGCCACCGAGTGGCTACCGCACCTGCGCCGGGTCGACGATCTGTAG
- a CDS encoding thiamine pyrophosphate-dependent dehydrogenase E1 component subunit alpha has product MTTAPAPLDDADLDAGLLIRRFEEHLLRLYADGHLAGTTHTCLGQEYVPVALAPLLTGDFVFSNHRGHGHYLAHCGDPEGLLAELLGREGGVCHGYGGSQHLRRDRFLSTGVQGESLPAAVGVGLHLNRTGQDAMVVAYIGDGTWGEGAVYEALNMAALWRVPLLVVVEHNRIAQSTPTTAQLAGTIAGRVAGFGITVSESESLDLTEVRAAAAPHVERVRATRTPHVLVQHTVRLGPHSKGDDTRPAGELDRLRRLDWLQRYAEAYPERFAAADARARQRVAEVSAEVLARPLARGAAA; this is encoded by the coding sequence GTGACAACCGCCCCGGCCCCGCTCGACGACGCCGACCTCGACGCGGGGCTGCTCATCCGCCGCTTCGAGGAGCACCTGCTGCGCCTGTACGCCGACGGTCACCTCGCCGGCACCACGCACACCTGCCTCGGCCAGGAGTACGTCCCGGTCGCGCTGGCCCCGCTGCTGACCGGCGACTTCGTGTTCAGCAACCACCGCGGCCACGGGCACTACCTGGCGCACTGCGGCGACCCGGAGGGCCTGCTGGCGGAACTGCTCGGCCGCGAGGGCGGGGTGTGCCACGGGTACGGCGGCAGCCAGCACCTGCGCCGGGACCGGTTCCTGTCCACCGGCGTGCAGGGGGAGAGCCTGCCTGCCGCTGTCGGCGTGGGGCTGCACCTCAACCGCACCGGGCAGGACGCGATGGTGGTGGCGTACATCGGCGACGGGACCTGGGGCGAGGGCGCTGTCTACGAGGCACTGAACATGGCCGCGCTGTGGCGGGTGCCGCTGCTCGTGGTGGTCGAGCACAACCGGATCGCCCAGTCCACCCCGACCACCGCGCAGCTCGCCGGCACCATCGCCGGCCGGGTCGCCGGGTTCGGCATCACCGTCAGCGAGTCCGAATCGCTCGACCTCACCGAGGTACGCGCCGCCGCCGCGCCGCACGTCGAGCGGGTCCGCGCCACCCGGACGCCGCACGTGCTCGTGCAGCACACGGTCCGGCTCGGCCCGCACAGCAAGGGCGACGACACCCGGCCCGCCGGCGAACTCGACCGGCTGCGCCGCCTCGACTGGCTCCAGCGGTACGCCGAGGCGTACCCGGAGCGGTTCGCGGCCGCCGACGCGCGGGCCCGGCAGCGGGTCGCGGAGGTCTCGGCCGAGGTGCTGGCCCGGCCGCTCGCGCGCGGAGCGGCGGCGTGA
- a CDS encoding acyl carrier protein produces MSMSSRLVRLVADVLELPVDQVDAQTGPATSAAWVSLRHLQIVAAVEDAYRISLTPREIRTVRSVADLRALLAQRGVPE; encoded by the coding sequence ATGAGCATGTCCAGCCGGCTGGTGCGGCTCGTCGCCGACGTGCTGGAACTGCCCGTCGACCAGGTCGACGCGCAGACCGGCCCCGCGACCAGCGCCGCGTGGGTGAGCCTGCGTCACCTCCAGATCGTCGCGGCCGTCGAGGACGCGTACCGGATCTCGCTGACGCCCCGGGAGATCCGGACCGTGCGGTCGGTGGCCGACCTGCGCGCGCTGCTCGCCCAGCGGGGTGTGCCGGAGTGA
- a CDS encoding 3-oxoacyl-[acyl-carrier-protein] synthase III C-terminal domain-containing protein — MSFGLVSFGEALGDPAPVADVVAQYTDDVNRVLGYGYRRVHRAAPDVGLTDLAERAARRALDAATLPAAQVDLLVLAVTDLTEHLYWDAAADLAYRLGAAGAEAVLLTQACTTGVLSLDTVAGKFATHPEYATALVVAANRTCEAYWNRMDTQPMVFSDGAVATVARRGHPRLRWQVTEAATDGRYAGFYRLDGGGAAAPFAPGAEPPAARDVWHVMEFFDYDPEQFAQYARHLDERMVRVTERACERAGVTVADLARLILVADNERAMTSLAEAHKVPPERTNRELAAEYGHLGAADQLFGLSRLFDAGELHDGDRVALISLGRGTHWACTIIEV; from the coding sequence ATGAGCTTCGGGCTGGTGTCCTTCGGTGAGGCGCTCGGCGACCCGGCGCCCGTCGCCGACGTGGTGGCGCAGTACACCGACGACGTCAACCGCGTCCTCGGGTACGGCTACCGGCGGGTGCACCGCGCCGCGCCGGACGTCGGCCTGACCGACCTCGCCGAGCGGGCCGCCCGCCGCGCCCTGGACGCCGCCACGCTGCCCGCCGCGCAGGTGGACCTGCTGGTGCTCGCCGTCACCGACCTCACCGAACACCTCTACTGGGACGCCGCCGCCGACCTGGCGTACCGGCTCGGCGCGGCCGGCGCCGAAGCGGTGCTGCTCACCCAGGCGTGCACCACCGGCGTGCTCAGCCTCGACACCGTCGCCGGCAAGTTCGCCACCCACCCGGAGTACGCCACCGCGCTCGTGGTGGCCGCGAACCGGACCTGCGAGGCGTACTGGAACCGGATGGACACCCAGCCGATGGTGTTCTCCGACGGCGCGGTGGCCACAGTGGCCCGGCGCGGGCACCCCCGGCTGCGCTGGCAGGTCACCGAGGCGGCCACCGACGGCCGCTACGCCGGGTTCTACCGGCTCGACGGCGGTGGCGCGGCGGCGCCGTTCGCACCCGGTGCCGAGCCGCCCGCCGCCCGCGACGTGTGGCACGTGATGGAGTTCTTCGACTACGACCCCGAGCAGTTCGCGCAGTACGCCCGCCACCTCGACGAGCGGATGGTGCGGGTCACCGAACGCGCCTGCGAGCGGGCCGGCGTCACAGTCGCCGACCTGGCGCGGCTGATCCTGGTCGCCGACAACGAACGCGCCATGACGTCGCTCGCCGAGGCCCACAAGGTGCCGCCGGAGCGGACCAACCGGGAGCTGGCGGCCGAGTACGGGCATCTCGGCGCGGCGGACCAGCTGTTCGGACTGAGCCGCCTGTTCGACGCCGGTGAGCTGCACGACGGCGACCGGGTCGCGTTGATCTCGTTGGGCCGGGGCACCCACTGGGCCTGTACGATCATCGAGGTATGA